One Triticum dicoccoides isolate Atlit2015 ecotype Zavitan chromosome 5B, WEW_v2.0, whole genome shotgun sequence genomic window carries:
- the LOC119306883 gene encoding spermidine coumaroyl-CoA acyltransferase-like: MESEPRVLDTVQLVPVPAPVVPVSAPLSVLDSDHNVFEVDFRTLRIFPSHPPSIDPFGVLQRAFAAALGLFPELAGSVHDDGRVLVSGSDAVPLVLAVSDLRADQVDADRLDAALLEQLVPSDRVAMADPVLALKATVFACGGVALGMRCAHALCDGAGADKFLAAAALFAQGKQPAVTPVWERQERLGSRRPPRLAIPFERVLAPHKDVGPYRYGHEQLVARECFHVSNASVGTLREQLSGEAGLKLTTFEVIAAFIWRARVKANGTRPDELVKMVYSMNVSRILDPALPDGYWGNACVPVYVALAAGELVGQGLADTAALIRRSKQAVDDEYVRSYIDFQEMHRRRGERVTAGGGVSAFTDWRRLGHSEVDFGWGRPDVVLPLSWRILGSTFPCFLLPYSSTDERRRTGFKVLVALMDHALPCFTHQMDDILLHCPAPMAKL, translated from the exons ATGGAGTCGGAGCCGCGTGTCCTGGACACAGTCCAGCTTGTCCCGGTGCCTGCTCCGGTGGTGCCCGTGTCCGCCCCGCTCTCTGTGCTGGATTCCGACCACAACGTGTTCGAGGTCGACTTCCGCACGCTTCGCATATTCCCTTCCCACCCGCCCTCCATAGATCCTTTCGGTGTTCTCCAGCGCGCTTTTGCAGCTGCTCTGGGTCTTTTCCCGGAGCTGGCCGGCTCAGTCCACGACGACGGCCGCGTCCTTGTATCCGGGAGCGACGCCGTTCCCCTCGTGCTGGCGGTGTCAGACCTGAGGGCAGACCAAGTCGATGCGGACAGGCTGGACGCAGCGCTGCTTGAGCAGCTGGTGCCATCGGACCGTGTCGCCATGGCAGACCCGGTGCTGGCGTTGAAAGCTACGGTGTTTGCGTGCGGCGGTGTCGCCCTGGGGATGAGGTGTGCGCACGCGCTATGCGACGGTGCCGGCGCCGACAAATTCCTCGCGGCTGCGGCGCTGTTCGCACAGGGGAAGCAGCCGGCTGTGACGCCGGTGTGGGAGCGGCAGGAGCGGCTGGGGTCCAGGCGGCCGCCGCGCTTGGCGATTCCGTTCGAGCGCGTCCTCGCGCCTCACAAGGACGTCGGGCCGTACAGGTATGGGCATGAGCAGCTGGTGGCGAGGGAGTGCTTCCATGTGAGCAACGCAAGCGTGGGGACGCTCCGGGAGCAGCTCTCTGGCGAGGCCGGCCTCAAGCTCACAACCTTCGAGGTTATCGCGGCGTTTatctggcgcgccag GGTGAAGGCCAACGGAACTCGCCCCGACGAGCTAGTGAAGATGGTCTACTCCATGAACGTGAGCAGAATTCTTGACCCGGCGCTCCCGGATGGATACTGGGGCAACGCGTGCGTCCCCGTATATGTGGCCCTTGCCGCCGGCGAGCTCGTCGGCCAGGGGCTGGCGGACACAGCTGCTCTTATCAGGAGGAGCAAGCAAGCGGTGGACGACGAATACGTTCGCTCCTACATCGACTTCCAGGAGATGCACCGCCGCCGCGGGGAGCGGGTGACGGCGGGTGGCGGTGTGAGCGCCTTCACGGACTGGCGGCGCCTCGGCCACTCGGAGGTGGATTTCGGGTGGGGTCGGCCGGACGTCGTGCTGCCACTCTCTTGGCGGATCCTCGGGAGCACGTTTCCGTGTTTCTTGCTGCCTTATAGTTCCACGGACGAGAGGCGCCGGACAGGGTTCAAGGTCTTGGTCGCGCTCATGGACCACGCACTGCCCTGCTTCACACACCAAATGGATGATATACTGCTCCACTGTCCGGCTCCTATGGCTAAACTATGA